In one Sporomusa sphaeroides DSM 2875 genomic region, the following are encoded:
- a CDS encoding MFS transporter has protein sequence MEVNSTRTAWLIMLSSAAILAITMGARQSVGLFVSPIDTTTGLGIVSISFALAVGQFIWGLAQPIFGAIADKRGSYGVIVFGTFLLAGGLALTPFANSEWSLVLTMGVLSAAGAGAGSFSILIGATSQRIPAERRAFAGGFINAGGSLGQFIFAPLLQAVISGFGWVTAMFTMAATTLLTIPLASLLCGKRAPAMAVAAEQPAGGLIQQLRLAMQDRSYLCLHAGFFTCGFHIAFLVTHLPGEVALCGHSANVSAASLAIIGLFNIAGSLFAGSLGSRYRMKYILAVMYGSRAVMIGLYLLAPKTALTFYIFAASLGFTWLATVPPTAGLVGKLFGTRYLATLFGLTLLTHQIGGFLGAWLGGLAMAHDGNFLWMWYADIVLAALAALVNLPIREDAVLPPKSA, from the coding sequence ATGGAAGTCAATTCAACCAGGACAGCATGGTTGATCATGCTAAGTTCAGCTGCAATTTTGGCGATTACTATGGGTGCCAGACAATCGGTGGGGCTTTTTGTTTCACCAATCGATACAACAACCGGCTTAGGTATTGTTTCCATTAGCTTTGCTCTCGCTGTAGGGCAGTTTATATGGGGGCTGGCGCAGCCTATTTTTGGCGCGATTGCTGACAAAAGGGGCTCTTATGGAGTGATTGTCTTTGGCACTTTCTTGCTTGCAGGAGGCTTAGCCCTTACTCCGTTCGCTAATTCAGAGTGGTCGCTGGTGTTAACTATGGGGGTTTTAAGTGCGGCAGGAGCCGGCGCGGGGAGCTTTTCCATACTTATTGGTGCTACCTCACAGCGGATACCTGCCGAACGCCGGGCTTTTGCCGGCGGTTTTATTAATGCGGGAGGCTCGTTAGGCCAATTTATTTTTGCCCCTTTACTTCAGGCTGTTATTAGTGGATTTGGCTGGGTTACCGCCATGTTTACCATGGCGGCAACAACCTTGCTTACCATTCCTCTGGCCTCACTGCTATGCGGCAAGCGAGCACCTGCAATGGCAGTGGCAGCAGAGCAGCCAGCCGGGGGGTTGATACAGCAATTACGGCTGGCGATGCAGGATCGAAGCTATCTGTGCCTGCATGCAGGGTTTTTTACCTGCGGTTTTCACATTGCCTTTCTGGTGACTCATTTGCCGGGAGAAGTTGCGTTATGCGGGCATTCTGCCAATGTATCGGCGGCCTCGTTAGCTATAATCGGCTTGTTTAATATAGCAGGCAGTTTATTTGCCGGCTCACTGGGCTCGCGCTACCGGATGAAGTATATACTTGCTGTTATGTACGGCAGTCGCGCTGTAATGATTGGACTATATCTTCTGGCTCCCAAAACGGCTTTGACATTTTATATCTTTGCTGCATCGCTTGGGTTTACATGGCTGGCGACAGTACCTCCGACCGCCGGCCTTGTGGGAAAATTGTTCGGAACACGATATTTGGCTACCCTTTTCGGCTTGACGCTCTTGACCCATCAGATTGGCGGTTTTTTAGGTGCCTGGCTGGGGGGCCTTGCCATGGCGCATGATGGTAATTTTCTCTGGATGTGGTATGCGGACATTGTACTGGCAGCTTTAGCGGCACTGGTTAACCTGCCGATTCGGGAGGACGCTGTACTGCCCCCAAAAAGTGCTTGA